Proteins encoded within one genomic window of Streptomyces sp. NBC_00523:
- the dapB gene encoding 4-hydroxy-tetrahydrodipicolinate reductase, with protein sequence MSKLRVAVLGAKGRIGAEAVRAVEAADDLELVAALGRGDKLETLAETGAQVAVELTTPASVMENLEYCVGHGIHAVVGTTGWTDERLAQLDGWLSASPETGVLIAPNFSIGAVLTMKFAQQAARYFESVEVIELHHPNKADAPSGTAARTAQLIAAARREADCAPQPDATSTALHGARGADVDGIPVHSVRLRGLLAHQEVLLGGEGETLTIRHDSLHHSSFMPGILLGARRVVTTPGLTFGLEHFLDLN encoded by the coding sequence ATGAGCAAGCTGCGCGTGGCCGTCCTCGGTGCGAAGGGCCGTATCGGCGCCGAAGCGGTACGAGCCGTCGAGGCCGCCGACGACCTGGAGCTGGTGGCCGCACTCGGCCGGGGCGACAAGCTGGAAACCCTCGCGGAGACCGGCGCCCAGGTCGCCGTCGAGCTGACCACCCCCGCCTCGGTGATGGAGAACCTCGAATACTGCGTCGGCCACGGCATCCACGCGGTGGTCGGCACCACCGGCTGGACCGACGAACGGCTCGCGCAGCTCGACGGCTGGCTCTCCGCCTCCCCGGAGACCGGTGTGCTCATCGCACCGAACTTCTCCATCGGCGCGGTCCTCACCATGAAGTTCGCCCAGCAGGCGGCCCGCTACTTCGAGTCCGTCGAGGTCATCGAGCTGCACCACCCCAACAAGGCCGACGCCCCCTCGGGCACCGCCGCCCGCACCGCCCAGCTCATCGCCGCGGCCCGCCGCGAGGCGGACTGCGCCCCGCAGCCGGACGCCACCAGCACCGCGCTGCACGGGGCACGGGGCGCCGACGTCGACGGCATCCCGGTCCACTCGGTCCGCCTGCGCGGCCTTCTGGCCCACCAGGAGGTGCTGCTCGGCGGCGAGGGCGAGACCCTCACGATCCGGCACGACTCCCTGCACCACAGCAGCTTCATGCCCGGCATCCTGCTCGGCGCCCGCCGCGTGGTGACCACTCCCGGCCTCACGTTCGGCCTGGAACACTTCCTCGACCTGAACTGA